The genomic segment TATAAGCGAGCGGTTTAAAGAGACGACCTTCCTGGGCTTCGAGGGCGAAGATGGGCAGGAAAGCAATAGCGATGACCAGCAGCGAATAGAAACTCGGTGCGCCTACCTCTTTGGCTGCGGTTATCAGGATGGATTTGAAATCGGCATTGCGCCCTTCCGCTTCCCAATGTTCAAGCTTCTTATGTGTCTGTTCAACCACCACGATAGAAGCATCAACCATTGCGCCGATGGCGATAGCGATTCCGGCAAGCGACATGATGTTGGCAGTGATATTCATGCCAAACATCGGAATGAAAGAAGTGATGACGGCAACCACGATGGTGACAATCGGCACGAGGGCACTCGAAAAATGCCAGAGGAAAATCAGGATGATGACACTGACAACGATTAACTCCTCCGTAAGCGATTCCTTCAACGTTTCAATTGTCCGTTCGATCAACTCGCCGCGATCATAGGTTGTGACAATCTTCACGCCTTCCGGCAAGGTCGGTTCCAGTTCGGCGATTTTTGCCCGCACCCGCTCAATAACCTTGAGCGCATTTTCCCCTGATCGCATAATGACGATGGCGCCAACCGCTTCGCCCGTCCCATCCAGTTCACTGATGCCACGCCTTAAATCTGGACCCAAAACAACTCGTCCGAGGTTCTTGACCAGTATGGGTGTCCCCGTTTTCAGATTGTTAGCGACAACGATCTTTTCAATGTCCGTGACCGAGCGAATATAGCCGCGACCACGCACCATGTACTCGGCTCCCGAAAATTCAACCAACCTGCCGCCAACGTCGTTATTGCCGCCCTTGATCGCTTCGACGACTTTATCTATCGGAATTTTGTAAGCCAGCAGTGCATTTGGGTCGAGGTTTACCTGATACTGGCGGACAAAGCCGCCAATCGGCGCGACCTCTGCGACACCAGGGATGGATTGCAATTCGTACCGCAGATGCCAGTCCTGAAGCGAACGCAATTCGGCAAGATTGCGTTTTCCGCTTTGATCGACTAGCGCATATTGGTAAACCCAGCCGACTGCCGTTTCATCCTTGGCTAATTCGACATTTACCCCTTGAGGCAGACGCGGCAGGATGTTGCTCAAATACTCAAGCGTTCGCGAACGTGCCCAATAGATGTCTGTGCCTTCTTCAAAGATGATATAGACGTAAGAGTAGCCGAAATCGGAGAACCCGCGAATGTCTTTCACCTTGGGCACACCCAACATGGAAGAGATAATCGGGTAGGTGACCTGATCTTCCATAATGTCTGGGCTGCGATCCCATTTGGCATAGATAATGACCTGAGTATCGGAAAGGTCTGGGATAGCATCGAGCGTGATGTTTTTCATCGACCAGATGCCGCTCAGGGTTGCCATGCCAATAAACAGGAAGACAATGAATTTATTGTTGGCGCAAAAATCTATAATTCGATTAATCATCGCTGCTCCTTATTGGCTCATTTTTCGCCGTCATATTTCGGGACTAAATCCATGCCGCAGTCGGGCGCTTTACCGGGCTTAGCGGATTTGTAATCCGGGTGCATCGGGTCGTACCAGTAAAGGACTTTGCGCGCAGGTTTCGCTTGATGTTGCGAGTGAGCGTTGCTCTGCGCTTGCGGCGGGGCGGAACCGCCATTCGGCTGATGCTGCGAATGATCTTCAGGTTTCTGCACCTTCGGTTGGTGCTGCGAGTGATCTGCTTGCTTCTGCGTCTTCGGTTGATGTTGCGAGTGATTTTCAGGTTTTATTGGCGGCAAAGATTGCCCCCCTTGCTGATGCTGTGAGTGATCTGCTGCTGCAGGTTTTTGGGTGTCCGCTGGCGAGCCGCCATGATTCATTCCAGGCATTCCCATTCCTGCGGCAGCCGACTTCAATTTACTTTCGGAATCAATCAGGAAGTTAGCCGAGGTGACAATGCGCTCGCCCGCCTTCAGTCCACTCAATACGATGAAGTGTCCATCTACATTCTCACCCAATTGAACTTTGCGAGGTTCGAGGTAGCCGCCTTCGTATCCCACAAAAACCATCTGTTCAGAACCCGAATCCATGACGGCTTCCTGCGGCACGACAATTTGTTTGCCGTAATCAATCTGGATTTCAACATTGGCGTACATCTCCGGTTTTAAGAGCATTTGTGGGTTCGCTACATCAATGCGAATTTTCAAGGTTCGTGTTTCGTTATCCATTTGCGGATAGATGTATGCCACGTTGCCTTTAAAGGTTTGGTTAGGGAAATAAGAGAGCGTGAAAGTTGCGGTTTGACCGATGCGAATGTCTGGCGCTTCATTCTGATAAATTTCAGCAACCAGCCAGACGGTTGACAGATCGACAATGGAATAGAGTTCGACATCCGGCGTGACGCGCTGTTTTGCATAGGCGTTGCGCGCAAGCACAAAGCCATCTGCCGGAGCGTAGAGCGCCATCGCCTTGGTTGGCGTGCCGCGTTTCTCAAGCTCTTGAATCTGCTCTTCCGAGATGTCCCAAAGTTGCAGCCGTCGGCGGGTCGCTTCATAGAGAGAGTCCGAGCCGGAAACCGCTTCGGCAAACGGACTTTCACTCAGTTCGATGCGACCCTTCCGGGCAATCAGATATTCTTGCTGTGTGGAAACCAGTTCAGGACTGTAGATGCTGAGAAGCGGCTGTCCTTGTTTGACCTCTTTGCCGACAAAATCCACAAAAACATTCTCAATCCAGCCTTCGACTTTCGGGTGAACGCGGACAATCTTCGTCTCATCGTAGTCTACTTTGCCAACCGCCTTCAGCACTCTGGAGACCCTTTTGTAAGTTACTTCGCCATAGGTGACGCCGATTAACTGCTGCTTTTCTGGACTAATTCTAAATGTCCCATCGGGCAAACTGGATTCATCCATCCCGTCTTCATAAACCGGCACCAAATCCATTCCACAATCAGGGGCTTTGCCGGGTTTATCAGATGTGTAAGCCGGATGCATCGGGTCTTGCCAGTAGAGCACCTTACGCTCAGGTTTCGGGACACTCGCAGACCCCGCCGAGGCAGCAAAAAACTTTGACAGCCGGTCTCTCTGCAAATAACCAACTGTGACAAGAGCGAGTATCAAAAGGATGAAGATAACCCGCGAAACCGCTTTTCTCTTTGACGAAGGATGGCTTGGCTGGACGGCATCCGAGGTCTGCAATTCCGGAGTACCTTCCGGTTTGGGCGACTCTTCCGGCTTACTAATTTCTGGCTCCGGTTCGCCTATCAGCAAATCAGGCTTTTCGGAGATTGGTGATTTTCCATCTTCATTGTCAGTTGGCAATTCGACCGGCAAGGTGACCTGAGAATCCCTGATTTCGTCTGTTGTTTGAATTGAGGTTTTCATATCTTCTCCCTTCTTTTATTCGTCAGTCATACGTCCTTTCAAAGGATGTGCTTGACCCTCTCACCGGCTATTTGAATCTCACCGATGGATTTCATATTCGCTGCGTTTGTGCGTAGTGTGAGTTTGGTGTTACTCACCGCTTTATTGACTGGCTCAACCTTGCAGGTCTGGCGAGCGACCTCCTTACCAACAGGCGTATTGCCCATTCGATAGCCTGCGGACATTTCCATTTCATTAAATACAAGGACGTGCTCACTGCCTTGCTCGACATGTTGCACCTGGTACATTCCTGGCTTGAGGACTACATCACCAACAAAGGTCTTTTCTGTCAGATGAAATACTCCCTTTTTGCCGGTTGAGGTCTCTTTAGTGGCAGCCTTTTCATGGTGACTTTTGTGCTCGTCCTGATTTTCAGAAGCCTCATAGCCGCGAGCGAGAATTGGCAGGCTCAAAATGCCAATGAGCAATGCCAGTACAATTATCGAAGTAGTGGCTTTTGCGATTGAATTGATTGTGATTGGGTTATCTGTAGTTTTCATAAGGTCTCCTTTTCTAACTTTTTCATTTTGATAACCTTCCGAATAGCTGTTCGGTGAGGTATGGGTTATTGATCAAGAACCTCACGGTCTGAGCGTGCGCCCTACAAGAGGCTCTAATGCGGCAACCGCCTTTTCGGTGTTGCTGACTTGTTCGTAATAACTCAACTCATAATTGAGTAGCGTCGTCAGGTTATCGAGCAGAGTGAGAAAATCGACGCTGCCCACTTCGTATCCGGCGATGGCTGATTCCAGTGACAGTGAGGACTGCGGAATGACGGTGGTTCCGTAAAGACTCACAAGTTTTTCGGCTGTCTTTGCAGCGAGATATTTTTCCTGAACTTTGTACGCCAGCAAGGTAATCATGCTCTGTAATCGTTTCTCTTCAGTCGCTTTTGCTGAGGCGGCTTCAGTAACTGCCGGTCGCTGCCTCTGGCCTGGAAAGACCGGTAGTTTTACGCCGACCATTACACCGTACATATCGGGCATTGCCGGGCGATTCTGGTAATTGAAGGAGATGGTGACATCGGGGTAGAACTCTTTGTTGGCTAATTCAATGGCGAATTGTTCGCGACTGATCTTGCTTTTTTGCGCTCTAAGCAATGGGTAGTTGGCAAGCGCCAACTCCTTAACCTCGCCTAAGGTAAAAGGGACTGGTTGCGCTTTAATCTCCTCGGTTCTCCCGATAAATGATTGCACATCGTGATAGAGCAAACTGTTCATTCGCCCGGTGGCAATCTGGCGGCGCTGCTCTAAAATGGTTTGTTGCTCAATAAGTTTTGAAATCTCAACCTGAGCTTTTAAGACATCCTGCTGGATACCTTTTCCTACTGCATAGCGTGCCTCGGCAATTTTTGCGAATTTCCCAAGCAGAGCTTTATTTCCGGTTACGACCTCAATCGCTTTATCCAGATAAAACAACTCGAAATAGACATCTTTGATTTCGGCGACGACATTGAGTCGCGTCTGTTCATAAGACCACCATTCGGCTTCAGCATTCATTGAAGCCATCTTGCCTTTGAGTTCGCGTTTACCCCACAGTGGAAATTCTTGACTGAGGCTGATGGCGCGACCGCTCGACGGGTCATCTTTTTGAATGTCGAACGGCGGGATGGGCGTGATGTTGCCCATATAACCAAAACTCAACATCGGTTCAGGCAATGCCTTGGCTTGAGGAATCCGCGCCCGCATCATATCAATGCTGCGCTCCATTGACTTAATCTCAGGATTGTTAGACAACCCTTGCTCAATTAATTGGCGAAGTGAAATGCGTTCTGGTTGCTCCTGAATCTGAAGTGCCTTGGTATCCTTTCCGCTGACCGCTGGTGAGGCGTCTTTCGCGGATTCTTGTGCCAGGACGCTTACACTGGTTAAAGCAAGAGCGCAGACCCAGGCAGTCATCGCATGAAACAATTTCGATTTCATCGAAAAACCTCGTTGACTGGCGTCTTATCAAGACACATGGCGGCTCTAGTCGCCTGTCTCAATAAGAGAAACAATCGAAATTTATAAAAATAAACAGTGCTATAGAGATGACGCGGCTGGCTTTTTTAGATTAGGAAAATCGATAGAACGAGGTAGACCGGTCTGGTACGTGGGTAATAATTTGCTGCGATGGGTAGAGTCGAACCTTGATAGCTGGAACTGATTTCAGCAGGTGGAGTTGCAACATCATCCTCAGTTTGAAGAGGAACTCTCAGGCTTATGGGCTGTGTTTTGGGCTTCTCAACTTGGCAACAGACACGTGGGATTGAGAATGGTTCGTCAACCTGAATCAAACGAGATATTTTAGCAGTCTCATTGAGAGAAACGGCATTCGGTTGATGCGAAGACGTTTTTGAAATAGCTTTACAGTGAGCATTTTTCATTGCCCCCATTCGGTCATGGGCTTTACTGAAATCTGTCGATTTTTCAGGCGGACAGCAACGACAATTTCCTTTTTTGACTGTGGAATTCAAGAAACTGTCACAAAGATAAAAAGCCGACGCAGAAGTCTGTTGGATTAGAAGCGCAGTAATAACAAAGAGCAAGCGCAATGCTGTTCGCTTATTTCTCCCGTTAATTTTGAATTCTTTCTTTGCCATTAATCTTGCTACTTTCCTGATGCCAGCGTGCAATAGCTTTTGACTTACTATCTGCTCCAAAAGTGAACTAGCAATCTTTGTGCCACCTATAAATCTAATAAATTCGTATGGTTGCTTCTTAATGCGAAAGTTTTTGAGAAATAATTCCCAAAGATTGGCGAAAATTTCGCTTTGAGAAATATTCAGTTTGGACGGAAATCAATTTTAGAGCTAAAACCAAGCCTCTATGGGTTAAGCGCGACATTATTCTCAAGACAGCGGACTCTGCGATTGCTATTACCTACATTCACCGGAAAACCGCGCGCTTCTTTTTCAGCCACTGCTTGCTTTCGACCTCTCTGAAAGTCCATAGCGATTCCGCTTCTTATTGGCGTGATTCGTTTGCGGGGTTCAATACGGCGCGCACCATCTGCGCGAGTTCGGTTGAGGTAAACGGCTTATGCAGGAAAGCCACGCCTTCTTTCAGCACGCCGTGATGGACAATCGAATCCGCTGTATAACCAGAAAGAAATAACACCTTGATGTTCGGTCTCTCTAATTTCAGTTTTTCGGATAACTCTTTACCGCCCAATTGCGGCATGACTACATCGGTTAAAATCAAGTCTATGGTTTCGGGAGTTTGTCTTGCGGTAATCAAGGCGTCATCGCCGTTTGCGGCTTCGATTACTTTATAGCCGAGTCCCCGCAAAACCCGCGAAGTATACTCGCGCACTTGCAACTCGTCTTCGGCTAAGAGTATCGTCTCGGTGCCTAAAGGCAATATATCGGCAGCCACCGACCGTTCAGACGAGGAGTCGGTGGGTTCGACTTGCGGCAAATATACCTTGAAGGTTGTGCCACGCTCCGGTTCACTATAAACCCAAATGTGTCCGCCACTTTGTTTGACGATTCCATAGACCGTTGCCAACCCCAACCCGGTTCCTTTGCCTTTCTCTTTAGTGGTAAAAAACGGTTCAAAGACATGGGCAAGCGTTTTGGTATCCATGCCGCACCCGGAATCGCTGACCACTAACATGACATAATGTCCGGCGCGCACCTCGACATGTTGCGCGGCATAGTTCTCATCCAAATAAGTATTGGCGGTTTCAATCGAGAGGCTGCCGCCATTGGGCATCGCATCACGGGCATTAACCGCCAGATTCATCAAGACCTGTTCAATCTGTCCGGGGTCTGCTTTGACGGGGTTCAATCCCGGGTCTAAGGTCGTTCTGAATCGGATGTCTTCGCCAATCAGCCGAC from the Acidobacteriota bacterium genome contains:
- a CDS encoding efflux RND transporter periplasmic adaptor subunit; translation: MKTSIQTTDEIRDSQVTLPVELPTDNEDGKSPISEKPDLLIGEPEPEISKPEESPKPEGTPELQTSDAVQPSHPSSKRKAVSRVIFILLILALVTVGYLQRDRLSKFFAASAGSASVPKPERKVLYWQDPMHPAYTSDKPGKAPDCGMDLVPVYEDGMDESSLPDGTFRISPEKQQLIGVTYGEVTYKRVSRVLKAVGKVDYDETKIVRVHPKVEGWIENVFVDFVGKEVKQGQPLLSIYSPELVSTQQEYLIARKGRIELSESPFAEAVSGSDSLYEATRRRLQLWDISEEQIQELEKRGTPTKAMALYAPADGFVLARNAYAKQRVTPDVELYSIVDLSTVWLVAEIYQNEAPDIRIGQTATFTLSYFPNQTFKGNVAYIYPQMDNETRTLKIRIDVANPQMLLKPEMYANVEIQIDYGKQIVVPQEAVMDSGSEQMVFVGYEGGYLEPRKVQLGENVDGHFIVLSGLKAGERIVTSANFLIDSESKLKSAAAGMGMPGMNHGGSPADTQKPAAADHSQHQQGGQSLPPIKPENHSQHQPKTQKQADHSQHQPKVQKPEDHSQHQPNGGSAPPQAQSNAHSQHQAKPARKVLYWYDPMHPDYKSAKPGKAPDCGMDLVPKYDGEK
- a CDS encoding TolC family protein, producing MKSKLFHAMTAWVCALALTSVSVLAQESAKDASPAVSGKDTKALQIQEQPERISLRQLIEQGLSNNPEIKSMERSIDMMRARIPQAKALPEPMLSFGYMGNITPIPPFDIQKDDPSSGRAISLSQEFPLWGKRELKGKMASMNAEAEWWSYEQTRLNVVAEIKDVYFELFYLDKAIEVVTGNKALLGKFAKIAEARYAVGKGIQQDVLKAQVEISKLIEQQTILEQRRQIATGRMNSLLYHDVQSFIGRTEEIKAQPVPFTLGEVKELALANYPLLRAQKSKISREQFAIELANKEFYPDVTISFNYQNRPAMPDMYGVMVGVKLPVFPGQRQRPAVTEAASAKATEEKRLQSMITLLAYKVQEKYLAAKTAEKLVSLYGTTVIPQSSLSLESAIAGYEVGSVDFLTLLDNLTTLLNYELSYYEQVSNTEKAVAALEPLVGRTLRP